From Cotesia glomerata isolate CgM1 linkage group LG2, MPM_Cglom_v2.3, whole genome shotgun sequence, a single genomic window includes:
- the LOC123258869 gene encoding uncharacterized protein LOC123258869 yields MSVQSIKDDKTKWKMKDSAYVSDSHVDSKHFSNRNHNERIINSDQNHRVTGTNPESSSSFLLSSHDKNSISRNNCFVKSNTTGDRKNVDSSNMLRNVKVNTVYNEKELKNISSLGSLGILTSKNMATVKNDKCVKNINDLKKVIPKVKVVESEMNNSNQVNKSYNFLDVDSNNDNISHAENNKIQLNNYCRTCAGLKIPLVDIFGERGIQMRLNQQMKHLEHIDENDSLPTQICMDCICDLKMSYKFFMQIKKAEVKLRSIFMSLNSVNTRQKEMKPDKSATKMYHKLDEIIEHPSIENKSEFSQLIISSSVKPPDSSYEYSMSDSVEPKTKKQCSEYSINKEFISDDSTLSVGKCDDLQFDVGTDSSSNISQGNADVTNEKVIFSEKVEPCERREEKYEISTSESNYQYDSELDNYSKVEAKSINQLNLDVHEPESNLFIKENLKETNIRKTKISLDAVDNIESLVKESKLDKLDTMVGKKLDDQGIMYVTVKGSKPSEMLLVKVKKMDKADDKKGGNCFNKNNTEARIAEKFCRTLSYKDIYNNRTKEIENRGAIIEEQIEEYKKKREKLLGVVNCSNSTFDTDDSINSINIKNSAGENNSFMKIQRLTQIEYISENKNSNLIDITKNKSSHFRYVDPNNKQNNELTEKISKYSMSMATTQQKSEKNNFSKGLSKNEVIISVGKGNVDKLSQILGRNKKNLLEFQEYLNQRKIIIERLKDKDVIALYENLNDVINQKKLPGSTIENLSVNPTIKINLLDCDYCLEIFYSQEDLEAHLKVHDFKILFFCEDCESEFSTNKAKRAHSITCVKKLICKYCNFVLESRGKKRQHEQKHCDAIYGQLCDICGEKFKHQGTLDQHIKTQHMNWEKIFQCPKCPKKFAFKQKLSFHLKSVHTSLRAYLCEDCGADFKNPASLRHHRIRKHQPSSNKRECQVCHKVVPFYSLSKHMYTHKAYTIKCPHCDKMFKNSSTLKQHLRIHEDRRPYRCEHCGAGFNRRDGLRLHMRVHLKSNSRALRECSCQICSEKFPNHSMLVIHRNRVHKDGKQYTCHICNRSMLSSRSLEWHMSHIHNQIPPGISRDQADPNLEKKRVSCNHCNKTFKTEMILRTHIKNTHMEKNPVKCLDCDLMFTSEVRLKHHMMIAHNRFEGTLICPHCPKRFVNQLRLKTHMISHSEDRPYTCELCGFNLKTKIQLIKHHQNKHSDERPLQCRYCAWRCKQVSALVCHERTHTNERPYSCIVCKQRFKYLGDKNKHQRRHESLGGSGFKRIVAGRNLKQSKNHEAENSSSDQEQLELEGEYETIIEGEQQFEEQVEHETMYEDDHETIKFETVEVNGNYEQEYDETSGEVSDSAEVIMSIEDTPVYTEEVTADNIEHMGIIADDITNHILQPGAIVQIRQQDENGKIQVIPVMLALPELNESGTEVSLTTASIIYDDENN; encoded by the exons ATGTCAGTGCAGTCAATAAAGGACGATAAAACCAAATGGAAAATGAAGGACTCAGCGTACGTATCAGATTCCCATGTTGACtcaaaacatttttcaaaTCGTAATCATAATGAAAGAATTATTAACTCTGATCAAAATCACAGAGTTACTGGAACTAACCCAG AATCTAGCTCGAGTTTTCTGCTATCGTCACATGACAAAAATTCTATAAGTAGAAATAATTGTTTtgtaaaatcaaatacaacAGGAGATCGGAAAAACGTTGATAGTAGTAATATGTTAAGAAATGTCAAAGTGAATACAGTATACAatgaaaaagaattaaaaaatatttcttcattaGGTAGCTTAGGGATTCTAACATCGAAAAATATGGCAACAGTAAAAAACGATAAAtgtgttaaaaatataaatgatttgaaaaaagTGATCCCCAAAGTTAAAGTTGTCGAAAGTGAAATGAATAATTCCAACCAAGTAaacaaaagttataattttttagatgtaGATTCAAATAACGATAATATATCACAtgcagaaaataataaaattcaactaaataattattgtcgtACCTGTGCTGGactaaaaattccattagTAGATATTTTTGGTGAAAGAGGAATTCAAATGAGGTTGAATCAGCAAATGAAACATCTAGAGCATATTGATGAAAATGATAGCTTGCCGACACAAATATGTATGGACTGTATTTGTGATTTAAAAATGAGTTATAAGTTTTTTATGCAAATAAAAAAGGCTGAAGTTAAAttaagatcaatttttatgtctTTAAATTCAGTAAATACGCGTCAAAAAGAAATGAAGCCCGATAAGTCGGCAACAAAAATGTATCATAAACTAGACGAAATAATTGAGCATCCAtcgatagaaaataaatcagAATTTTCGCAATTAATCATTAGTTCAAGCGTTAAACCCCCAGATAGTTCGTATGAATACTCAATGAGTGATTCGGTAGAacctaaaacaaaaaaacagtGCAGTGAATATAGtattaataaagaatttatttctgACGATTCTACGCTCTCAGTAGGTAAATGTGATGATTTACAATTTGATGTGGGAACAGATTCTAGTTCAAATATTTCACAAGGAAATGCTGACGTTACCAatgaaaaagtaattttttctgaaaaagtTGAACCATGTGAAAGAAGGGAAGAAAAATACGAAATCTCAACATCTGAATCAAACTATCAATATGATTCAGAACTTGATAATTATAGTAAAGTAGAGGCTAAAAGTATAAATCAATTGAACCTAGATGTCCATGAGCCTGagtctaatttatttataaaagaaaatttaaaagaaacaaacattagaaaaacaaaaatttcattagatGCAGTTGACAATATAGAATCCCTGGTAAAAGAATCAAAACTTGATAAATTAGATACTATGGTTGGTAAAAAATTAGACGATCAAGGTATAATGTACGTTACTGTAAAAGGTTCTAAACCGAGTGAGATGCTTTTggttaaagttaaaaaaatggataaagCTGACGACAAAAAAGGAGGGAATTGTTTTAATAAGAACAACACTGAAGCCAGAATTGCcgaaaaattttgtagaaCTTTATCATACAaagatatatataataatcgTACGAAAGAAATAGAAAACCGCGGAGCAATAATTGAAGAACAAATTGAAGAATACAAGAAAAAACGTGAAAAATTACTTGGTGTTGTCAATTGCAGTAATAGTACATTTGATACTGATGATTCAATCAATTCTATTAATATAAAGAACTCAGCCGGAGAAAACAATTCTTTTATGAAGATTCAACGACTCACTCAAATAGAATATAtcagtgaaaataaaaatagtaacttgatagatattacaaaaaataaaagctcACATTTCCGTTATGTTGATCcaaacaataaacaaaataatgaaTTGACAGAAAAAATCTCTAAATATTCGATGTCTATGGCAACTACTCAACAAAAatccgaaaaaaataatttttcaaaaggaTTGTCAAAAAATGAAGTAATTATTTCAGTGGGAAAAGGAAACGTAGATAAACTTTCTCAGATTTTaggtagaaataaaaaaaatctactagaatttcaagaatatCTTAATCAAaggaaaattataattgaacgATTGAAAGATAAAGACGTAATAGCTTTATATGAAAACCTTAATGATgtaataaaccaaaaaaaattaccaggTTCAACCATCGAAAATCTGTCTGTGAATCCTACtatcaaaattaatctatTAGATTGTGATTACtgtttagaaatattttattctcaAGAAGATTTGGAAGCACATCTTAAAGTTcatgatttcaaaattttatttttttgcgaGGATTGTGAATCTGAATTTTCAACTAATAAAGCTAAGCGGGCACATAGTATAacatgtgtaaaaaaattgatttgtaaatattgtaattttgtgCTAGAATCAAGAGGAAAAAAACGCCAACATGAACAAAAGCACTGTGATGCTATTTATGGTCAATTATGTGACATATGtggtgaaaaatttaaacaccaAGGTACATTAGACCAACACATTAAAACCCAACACATGAactgggaaaaaatttttcaatgtccTAAATGTCCTAAAAAATTTGCCTTCAAACAGAAATTaagctttcatttaaaatcAGTTCATACTTCTTTACGAGCTTATCTGTGTGAAGACTGTGGAGCTGACTTTAAAAATCCAGCATCTCTTAGGCATCATCGTATTCGAAAACATCAGCCGTCAAGTAATAAACGTGAATGTCAAGTTTGTCATAAAGTCGTTCCATTTTATAGCTTATCAAAGCATATGTACACTCATAAAGCATACACAATCAAATGTCCGCATTGtgataaaatgtttaaaaattcatctaCACTAAAGCAACATCTACGTATTCATGAAGATCGGCGACCATACCGCTGTGAACATTGTGGTGCCGGATTTAATCGACGAGATGGTTTAAGATTGCACATGAGGGTTCATTTAAAATCTAATAGCCGAGCTCTTAGGGAATGTTCTTGCCAGATATGTTCAGAGAAATTTCCTAATCATTCAATGCTCGTTATCCATCGGAATCGTGTTCATAAAGATGGCAAACAATATACTTGCCATATATGTAACCGCTCTATGCTTTCTTCCAGATCATTAGAATGGCATATGTCTCATATTCATAATCAAATACCTCCGGGTATTTCTAGAGATCAAGCGGATCcgaatcttgaaaaaaaaagagtatCATGCAATCATTGTAATAAAACATTCAAAACTGAAATGATTTTAAGAACTCATATCAAAAATACACATATGGAAAAGAATCCAGTCAAATGTTTAGACTGTGATTTAATGTTTACGTCAGAAGTAAGGCTGAAACACCATATGATGATTGCTCACAATCGATTTGAAGGTACACTCATTTGTCCTCATTGTCCTAAACGTTTTGTCAATCAGTTAAGACTCAAAACTCATATGATATCACATTCAGAAGATAGACCATATACATGTGAACTTTGcggttttaatttaaaaaccaaaattcaattaataaaacatcACCAAAATAAACATAGTGATGAGAGGCCGCTTCAATGCCGATACTGTGCTTGGAGATGCAAGCAAGTTAGTGCATTGGTTTGTCATGAAAGAACACATACGAATGAGCGACCATACTCTTGTATTGTTTGTAAACAACGCTTCAAATATCTTggagataaaaataaacaccAAAGAAGGCATGAGAGCCTTGGTGGTTCAGGATTTAAACGAATTGTAGCCGGAAGAAATCTTAAACAATCCAAAAATCATGAAGCCGAAAATTCATCTTCAGATCAAGAACAGTTGGAACTAGAAGGCGAATATGAAACAATCATAGAAGGCGAGCAACAATTCGAGGAGCAAGTTGAACATGAAACGATGTATGAAGATGATCATGAAACTATCAAATTTGAAACTGTAGAAGTTAATGGAAACTATGAACAGGAATATGATGAAACTTCCGGAGAAGTTTCTGACTCGGCTGAAGTCATCATGAGCATTGAAGATACGCCAGTCTATACTGAAGAGGTTACTGCTGATAATATTGAGCATATGGGCATAATAGCTGATGATATTACTAATCACATATTACAACCTGGAGCAATAGTGCAGATACGACAACAAGATGAAAATGGTAAAATTCAAGTTATTCCTGTTATGCTAGCTTTACCTGAGCTGAATGAATCAGGTACTGAAGTGAGTTTAACAACTGcatcaattatttatgatgATGAAAACAAttga
- the LOC123259023 gene encoding uncharacterized protein LOC123259023, with product MSHLPVDWSKKSLDEKVTLLMEKFCYSEISTNQKLEDLSVKLREVQDSQKTAAINLTELTANVKTNAESIFQISSDLSDVRKARKADMDSVSDRLSNLEKLMPPSTSSQIPGSTTELVISGVPDSVAQSLTSNDITAAVLNSLELPNLVNSVLSSRRFENKNRQSQNLNKPISHSYIISLISTPVRDFIVDKKRKSGGLLVNKVFPTQVDAAYQGSIYVNEFLLPETHRLLLKAKEKAKNKKFNVIGHIAQFLDLVNNTTPDIIVLVETWLKPSLDYESLSLDEYFTIRRDRILKHIDTGRFIQGGGVACLIHKSLKTKVLHISTSDHLSQPEYLIVDVTLITGAHLLLSCIYRRPKGFFLNEFFDIHSRLASNYNNIIIAGDLNCNLLEDSYTANHLKDFIAESSLYCVPYGATFHKNNCDSWLDVILLDSETKLSSFTKSESPYIDGHDYLLCQYKLDNLKPLPKRITYRNFQNCDHLALSISLMNSLKIDSTVLENSNPDELLNIFKSGVLSSLDLFAPIFTRKVTRVNNPWFTKELKVKCKERDEIYKKARRNRDPNLLALFRQKRKELKSELNHAREEYLKAALSNLPHNSTVWSKLKHLGLIRSNPSSPLNFFDACELNEYYADIVRKHPPCDANFTNILPIEYSKKVDCSFNWNRIDIVDVTKALHLTLSKSKGKSPDGLDLRWLRDHLPQISLFLTVLLNRSLDTGIFPDIWKTIYIIPLNKISSPRSPSDTRPIANLSHLAKVFERIIANQITSYLEDTELFDPFQSGFRKHHSTQTALLRLTDDIREAMDKSKLTILVLFDLSKAFDYVDPKDILTALFELGFSIHTIVWFFSYLSDRSQSILNDLGTPIQLLKTSSGVPQGSVLGPILFLIVMNSVAQWLVYCKHGLFADDKYICLHFLFHQLHDAVWRVNVDAQSVADWARERGLEINISKTKAMILGSNSKLKQLEDMDLPPVVVNGVIIPYVNSTKCLGIHINRNLSWNHHVIQTVSKVNSALHCLKVRKNIFSTDIRKLLVSATILPLVDYCSVVLVDSTSENDLKLQRAINCSIRFIFNLRRDEHITPYRREMGWLSVKYRRMYFMSCYFFKLLQVGKPKYLRDLFIEETEIRRSNRLAAKKHSFYKLPPFATTFMERSFQVIVIRLWEELPEEIVNSSSLEVFKNKIFDYLLNLDH from the exons ATGTCACATTTGCCTGTAGATTGGTCCAAAAAATCACTTGATGAGAAAGTGACGCTCTTAATGGAGAAGTTTTGTTATTCAGAAATTTCAACGAATCAGAAACTTGAAGACTTAAGTGTAAAATTGCGTGAAGTTCAAGACTCACAAAAAACTGCTGCTATCAACTTGACGGAATTGACTGCAAATGTCAAAACGAATGCTgagtcaatttttcaaattagttCAGACCTCAGCGATGTGAGAAAAGCTAGGAAAGCTGATATGGATTCAGTCTCTGATAGACTGTCTAACcttgaaaaattgatgcctcCATCTACTTCTTCGCAAATTCCTGGTAGCACTACTGAATTAGTTATTTCAGGTGTTCCCGACTCAGTGGCTCAAAGCTTAACATCAAATGACATTACAGCTGCGGTTTTAAACAGTCTGGAGTTACCAAATTTGGTAAATAGTGTCTTAAGTTCTCGTagatttgaaaacaaaaacagGCAGTCACAAAATCTGAACAAGCCTATTTCACACTCCTacataatttctttgatatcGACTCCAGTTCGTGACTTTATTGTTGACAAGAAACGTAAATCAGGTGGTCTTCTAGTGAACAAAGTGTTTCCCACCCAGGTTGATGCAGCGTACCAGGGATCCATCTATGTAAACGAATTTTTGCTTCCAGAAACTCACCGATTATTACTCAAAGCTAAGGAAAAAgcgaagaataaaaaattcaa tgtTATTGGTCACATTGCTCAGTTTCTTGATTTGGTTAATAATACAACACCCGACATTATTGTCCTTGTGGAAACCTGGTTAAAACCTTCATTAGATTATGAGTCCTTATCATTGGATGAGTATTTTACAATTCGTAGAGACCGAATCCTAAAGCATATAGATACTGGTCGTTTTATCCAGGGTGGTGGTGTGGCTTGTCTTATACATAAATCTCTAAAAACTAAAGTCCTTCATATTTCAACTTCTGATCATCTAAGTCAACCGGAGTATCTTATTGTTGACGTCACTCTAATTACAGGAGCTCACCTCTTATTATCTTGCATCTACCGAAGACCAAAAGGATTCTTTCTCAATGAATTCTTTGATATTCATTCTAGACTTGCTTCAAATTacaataacattattatagctggtgatttaaattgtaatttgttAGAAGATAGCTATACTGCAAATCACCTAAAGGATTTCATAGCAGAGTCGTCATTGTACTGTGTACCTTACGGTGCTACTTTTCACAAGAACAATTGTGATTCTTGGTTGGATGTGATTTTATTGGACAGTGAAACTAAGTTATCCTCGTTTACGAAATCCGAGTCTCCATATATTGATGGTCATGATTATTTACTCTGCCAATACAaactagataatttaaaaCCACTACCGAAGAGAATAACCTACAGAAACTTTCAAAACTGTGATCATCTGGCTCTATCAATTTCACTTATGAATTccttaaaaattgatagtactgtacttgaaaattcaaatccTGATGAATtgctgaatatttttaaatctggGGTTTTGTCTTCTCTGGACTTGTTTGCTCCTATATTTACAAGAAAAGTGACCCGTGTGAATAACCCTTGGTTTACCAAAGAATTGAAAGTGAAGTGTAAGGAACGTGatgaaatttacaaaaaagcTAGAAGAAACAGGGATCCAAATTTACTAGCTCTTTTCAGACAAAAAAGGAAGGAACTGAAATCTGAGTTGAATCATGCCCGTGAAGAATATCTAAAAGCTGCTCTCTCAAATCTACCTCACAATTCAACTGTTTGGAGCAAACTTAAACACCTTGGGCTAATTAGGTCAAATCCTTCATCGCCGCTAAATTTCTTTGACGCTtgtgaattaaatgaatattatgCAGATATAGTCAGGAAACATCCACCATGTGACGCAAATTTTACCAATATTTTACCAATAGAATACTCAAAAAAGGTTGATTGTTCATTTAATTGGAATAGGATTGATATCGTAGATGTTACCAAAGCACTGCATCTTACTCTTTCTAAATCAAAAGGGAAGAGCCCTGATGGTCTTGATCTGAGATGGTTGAGAGATCACCTTCCTCAAATCTCACTCTTTCTCACTGTTTTACTAAATCGATCTCTCGACACTGGTATTTTTCCGGATATTTGGAAGACTATCTACATAATACCTCTGAATAAAATATCGTCACCTAGATCACCATCAGACACTCGGCCCATAGCAAATCTGTCTCATCTAGCCAAAGTATTCGAAAGAATTATTGCAAATCAGATAACATCATATCTAGAAGATACTGAGCTATTTGATCCCTTTCAATCGGGATTCAGGAAGCATCATAGTACTCAAACGGCTTTGCTGAGACTTACTGATGATATTAGGGAGGCTATGGACAAGAGTAAATTAACTATACTAGTTCTGTTTGATTTGAGCAAAGCTTTTGACTATGTTGATCCCAAAGATATTCTTACTGCGTTGTTTGAACTGGGATTCTCAATACATACGATTGTTTGGTTTTTTTCCTACCTGTCAGATCGATCTCAGTCAATATTGAATGATCTTGGAACTCCAATTCAGCTACTAAAAACGTCATCTGGTGTTCCTCAGGGATCTGTTTTGGGTCCAATCCTGTTCCTAATAGTGATGAACTCTGTAGCTCAATGGCTGGTATATTGCAAGCATGGATTGTTCGctgatgataaatatatatgtcttCACTTCTTATTCCATCAGTTGCATGATGCTGTCTGGAGGGTAAATGTTGATGCTCAATCGGTTGCTGACTGGGCAAGAGAGCGTGGGTTGGAGATAAACATATCTAAGACCAAAGCTATGATCTTGGGTTCAAACAGCAAATTGAAGCAACTTGAAGATATGGATCTACCGCCGGTAGTAGTGAATGGTGTCATAATACCCTACGTCAACTCTACTAAGTGCTTGGGAATCCATATTAATAGAAACTTATCTTGGAATCATCATGTTATTCAGACAGTTAGTAAAGTGAATTCAGCTCTGCATTGTCTTAAAGTTCGAAAGAACATTTTCTCAACTGATATAAGGAAATTATTAGTTTCAGCAACCATCTTACCACTTGTTGATTATTGTTCCGTCGTCCTGGTTGATTCAACATCTGAAAATGATTTGAAGCTTCAGCGTGCAATAAACTGTTCAATTAGATTTATCTTTAATCTTAGAAGAGATGAACATATAACACCTTATAGGCGAGAAATGGGATGGCTCTCTGTGAAATATCGTAGAATGTACTTTATGAgttgttacttttttaaacTACTTCAAGTTGGTAAACCAAAGTACCTGCGAGATTTGTTCATCGAAGAGACTGAAATCAGACGCTCGAATAGGTTAGCTGCCAAAAAACactctttttataaattaccacCTTTTGCTACGACCTTCATGGAGCGTTCATTTCAAGTGATTGTAATACGTTTGTGGGAAGAGCTACCTGAAGAGATTGTCAACTCATCTAGTCTTgaagttttcaaaaataaaatttttgattatctATTAAATCTGGAtcattaa